The DNA segment AGCCCTTAGACAAAGACTAGCCCTAGGCTGTGCCCTCATTCACCACCCGGACATATTATTCCTCGACGAGCCAACGTCTGGAGTAGATCCTGTATCAAGACAGTCATTCTGGGAGATGATAAAAAGCCTGGCTGAGATGGGGACGAGTATTTTCGTAACTACTCACTATCTTGATGAAGTGGAAAATTGCCACAGAGTGGCCTTTCTTCACAGGGGGCGCACTTTGACCATAGAAAACCCGGCTAGGTTGAAGTCTTTATATAGTATGGAATCAATGGAAGAAATCTTTATTAAGATGGTGAGAAAAGCCGATGAAAATTCTCCTGGCGCTTATTAAAAAGGAATCGAAAGAAATCCTGAGAGACCCCGTTACTTTGGCAACAGGGATTATTCTTCCATTGGTTTTACTATTCATATTCGGTTATGCAATTTCATTGGATATAGAACATATTTCCATGGCCGTATATGATCAGGACAGAAGCCAAGAGAGCAGTAAACTCATAGAGACATTTACAGCTAGTGGGTATTTCGACTTAAAATACCATCTTGTTTCTTTCGAGGGAGTGGATAATGTACTCGATAGAGGAAATGCCTCGATAGTAGTTATCATACCCCCTGATTTTTCAATGGACTTACATTCCGAAAGAAATGCAAAGATCCAAATGCTCTTGGATGGAACCTTTTCGACTAAGGCGCTTATAATATCGAATTATGCCACAGCCGTTGTGAATGAATATTCTCTAGAGCTTATAGACAGATACCTTACCGGCAAGGGACTGGTAGTTGAAGCACCTGTCAGAATAGTTCCCAGGGTATGGTACAACCCCCCTCTGAGCAGTGTGAATTACATTGTGCCGGGACTATTTGCTGTCTTGCTCATGGCCTTTCCTCCCATGCTCACTGCTTTGTCGATTGTGCGTGAAAAGGAAAGAGGCACAATAGAACAGATTTATGTCTCTCCGATAAAGCCGTCTCTCTTTATTCTCGGAAAGATTATACCCTATGGCGCAATAGCATTCGGTGAGATGCTTTTGATATTAGCATCCGGCACTCTCTGGTTCCGAATTCCATTCGAGGGAAGCATTACTCTCTTAATAGTTATGTCTCTTATATATGTTTTGACCACAGTTAGCATTGGGCTATTCGTGTCTACAATAACCAGGACTCAGCTCGCTGCTGTGCTTCTATCACTGATTATAGCCCTTATGCCCTCATTCTTATTCTCGGGCTTCCTTTTTCCCATTACAAGTATGCCATACATACTTCAGCTCTATACTTACGTCTTCCCGGCCAGATACTTCAATGATATCAGCAGAGACATATTTTTAAAAGGAGTGGGGATAGAATATCTGTGGGGTAATATGCTTTCCTTGATTATTTATACCTTGGTCCTTTTTGTGATAACCAGCCTCAGATTTAAAAAGAAGATAGCCTGATGAATAGAGTACTTGCGGCAATTAAAAAGGAATTTCTTCAGTTTTCAAGAGATAAGATGCTCATACTATTAATACTATTTACTTACAGCGCTGAGATTGTACTTTGCACTTATGCACTTGACTTCGATGTAAGTAACCTGCGTATGGTTGTTTATGACCAGGATAAAAGTCAGACAAGTCAGATACTCATCGAGAGATTCATCTCCAGTGAGTATTTTGGCAAGACATTTTTTGTCGTAGACGAGAATGAAGTAAATCGTTTGTTAGATAAAGGTGAGGCTGACATAGGAATTATCATTCCCCAGGATTTTTCAGAAAGCATAAGTGAAGGACGAACGGCGGATATTCAGGCCGTCTTCAGCGGAACCAACTCGAATACAGCAAATATTGCAAGGAATTACGCCATATCAATAATAAACGGTTTTTCACTTGACGAATTTGTCGAGTTCGCGGGCATGAAAGGATTATCAATAACAAATATTCCCAACATAGAGCCGGAAATCAGGATTTGGTATAACTCGGAACTTGAATTCCGCTACTTCATGGCTATCTCGATGATTGTGGTAGCCGGAATTCTCATAGGAATAGTTCATATAGCGGCTACAATGGTTCGTGAGAAGGAATCAGGTACTATAGATCAGCTTATTGTCACCCCTTTAAGAAAGTACGAAATCATTCTGTCAAAGGTTGTCCCGACTATGACGGTAGGCCTGCTGGCTCTTATTCCCAGTCTTTTAATTGCCATCTGGTTCAGAGTCCCCATCAGGGGAAGTGTCCCCTTATTCTTTTTTACATCAGCGATAGCACTCTTTTCGAGTATGGGTATTGGGGCGTATATATCTACAGTATCTAGCAACCTGCAACAGGCTCTTCTCATAGCGTTCTTTGTTCTCTTCCCGTTAATGTTTTTATCAGGAACTCTTGTGCCTATTGAAAGTATGCCTGCATCACTCCAGTACCTATCTTATTTAAGTCCTGTACGATATTACATGGAAATCACGCTAGGGATCTTTCTGAAAGGCAACGGGTTAACCATTTTATGGCCCAAATTAATCTCACTTTTTGCTTTCGGCGTTATATTGTTTTCTTTTAGTCTCTATAGATTGGGAAAGAAAATGTACGTTTAGACCAATCTCTCAGGGCACCTTAACCACTTTCAGGTAAATCATCCATTTAAGATATTCCTTTCTAAGAATATTCTAAGAATCACCCATAATTCTTGACATCATCCATACTCAATAGACCAAGTGGAATAGATGTAATTCTTTTTTTTCAAGGCAAGTTGCGAATA comes from the Thermodesulfobacteriota bacterium genome and includes:
- a CDS encoding ABC transporter permease yields the protein MKILLALIKKESKEILRDPVTLATGIILPLVLLFIFGYAISLDIEHISMAVYDQDRSQESSKLIETFTASGYFDLKYHLVSFEGVDNVLDRGNASIVVIIPPDFSMDLHSERNAKIQMLLDGTFSTKALIISNYATAVVNEYSLELIDRYLTGKGLVVEAPVRIVPRVWYNPPLSSVNYIVPGLFAVLLMAFPPMLTALSIVREKERGTIEQIYVSPIKPSLFILGKIIPYGAIAFGEMLLILASGTLWFRIPFEGSITLLIVMSLIYVLTTVSIGLFVSTITRTQLAAVLLSLIIALMPSFLFSGFLFPITSMPYILQLYTYVFPARYFNDISRDIFLKGVGIEYLWGNMLSLIIYTLVLFVITSLRFKKKIA
- a CDS encoding ABC transporter permease, whose amino-acid sequence is MNRVLAAIKKEFLQFSRDKMLILLILFTYSAEIVLCTYALDFDVSNLRMVVYDQDKSQTSQILIERFISSEYFGKTFFVVDENEVNRLLDKGEADIGIIIPQDFSESISEGRTADIQAVFSGTNSNTANIARNYAISIINGFSLDEFVEFAGMKGLSITNIPNIEPEIRIWYNSELEFRYFMAISMIVVAGILIGIVHIAATMVREKESGTIDQLIVTPLRKYEIILSKVVPTMTVGLLALIPSLLIAIWFRVPIRGSVPLFFFTSAIALFSSMGIGAYISTVSSNLQQALLIAFFVLFPLMFLSGTLVPIESMPASLQYLSYLSPVRYYMEITLGIFLKGNGLTILWPKLISLFAFGVILFSFSLYRLGKKMYV